From one Thamnophis elegans isolate rThaEle1 chromosome 9, rThaEle1.pri, whole genome shotgun sequence genomic stretch:
- the SPATA18 gene encoding mitochondria-eating protein isoform X2: MADTLRRLIHNETCRILQEKLESWYKDYYINSCNKNLTQCCEIMELNSVIQGQLFSILNQACREGGNYESMEIIKSRLLPWLGTCFSSPSSGSTLDTCSSVLQESLEKDRLLRELSSVRSFEVEQLEKELSATRLRLNLVQQDLAEAKLSLEDTKTKSATTLLAAEDEIVQLKTDLNASRAKSDSTLATLEQLEEYENHLQRMKDEIAILRAEKSLLHSRLARGRSPSPRLARSRSPSPPQNFSPSWGRLTHALRHTRLVERFNNVYSQERLNAQSLLRSYTDDLETAQRIIYTAVVESFYVAKKAFRQFKMRVRKTLALSYSGSEPLEDMVMEYIIRQEDLYDVQSSVSEVICALNISPKISLPGVDFIMISSLIRELCRIAFSMQTLDPPLDVSFGTDGELFSEYKYRRSYDSDFTAPLVAYHIWPALLEEDSVIVKGEAVTKRGALWSSRSRNRSQSRSRSASPLSRSTGYSRNLTTRSRSPSPLRNGSPRK, encoded by the exons ATGGCTGACACCTTGAGAAGACTAATCCACAATGAGACCTGCAGGATTTTGCAGGAGAAGCTGGAAAGTTGGTATAAAGACTATTAC ATTAACTCATGTAATAAAAATTTGACTCAGTGCTGCGAAATCATGGAGCTGAATTCTGTGATCCAGGGACAGCTGTTTTCGATTCTCAATCAAGCTTGTCGAGAAG GTGGCAATTATGAAAGTATGGAAATAATAAAATCTCGTCTCCTCCCATGGTTGGGTACTTGCTTTTCTAGCCCCTCCTCTGGAAGCACCCTGGACACATGTTCTTCTGTATtacag GAATCCCTCGAGAAAGACAGACTGCTGAGGGAGTTAAGCAGCGTTCGGAGTTTTGAAGTTGAACAGCTGGAAAAAGAACTGAGTGCCACGCGGTTACGGCTGAATTTGGTGCAACAAGA TCTGGCAGAAGCCAAGTTGTCTCTTGAAGACACAAAGACCAAATCAGCTACTACACTTTTGGCAGCAGAAGATGAAATTGTTCAGCTAAAAACAga CCTAAATGCTTCTCGGGCAAAATCAGATAGCACTTTGGCGACTCTAGAACAGCTGGAGGAGTACGAGAATCACCTTCAGAGGATGAAGGATGAAATTGCTATCCTTCGGGCTGAGAAGTCTCTTCTTCACAGCAG ACTTGCACGAGGTCGATCTCCTTCTCCTAGACTTGCCCGAAGTAGATCTCCAAGTCCGCCTCAAAATTTTTCGCCCAGCTGGGGAAGACTTACTCATGCTTTGCGCCACACTCGCCTCGTGGAACGATTCAATAACGTTTATTCTCAGGAACGCCTAAACGCTCAAAGTCTCTTGAGGAGCTACACCGATGATCTGGAAACGGCGCAGAGAATTATCTACACCGCTGTTGTG GAGTCCTTCTATGTAGCAAAGAAGGCCTTCAGACAGTTCAAAATGCGTGTTAGGAAGACCCTGGCCCTCAGTTACTCAGGGTCTGAACCACTTGAAGATATGGTGATGGAGTATATAATTCGTCAGGAAGACCTCTATGATGTTCAGTCCAGCGTCAGT gaAGTCATCTGCGCTCTGAACATCAGTCCTAAGATTTCTCTCCCAGGCGTTGATTTCATCATGATCAGTAGCTTGATACGAGAGTTATGCCGGATAGCTTTTTCCATGCAAACTTTAGATCCGCCCCTTGACGTTTCTTTTGGTACAGATGGAGAGCTGTTCAGCGAGTACAA GTACCGTCGCAGCTATGATTCTGATTTCACAGCTCCACTGGTGGCTTATCACATCTGGCCAGCGCTCCTGGAAGAGGACTCAGTGATTGTGAAGGGAGAGGCTGTAACTAAAAGAGGTGCTCTG tGGTCTTCCAGAAGCAGAAACAGGAGTCAAAGTCGCAGTCGTAGTGCTAGCCCTCTGTCTCGTAGTACAGGATACTCTCGGAATTTG
- the SPATA18 gene encoding mitochondria-eating protein isoform X1: MADTLRRLIHNETCRILQEKLESWYKDYYINSCNKNLTQCCEIMELNSVIQGQLFSILNQACREGGNYESMEIIKSRLLPWLGTCFSSPSSGSTLDTCSSVLQESLEKDRLLRELSSVRSFEVEQLEKELSATRLRLNLVQQDLAEAKLSLEDTKTKSATTLLAAEDEIVQLKTDLNASRAKSDSTLATLEQLEEYENHLQRMKDEIAILRAEKSLLHSRLARGRSPSPRLARSRSPSPPQNFSPSWGRLTHALRHTRLVERFNNVYSQERLNAQSLLRSYTDDLETAQRIIYTAVVESFYVAKKAFRQFKMRVRKTLALSYSGSEPLEDMVMEYIIRQEDLYDVQSSVSEVICALNISPKISLPGVDFIMISSLIRELCRIAFSMQTLDPPLDVSFGTDGELFSEYKYRRSYDSDFTAPLVAYHIWPALLEEDSVIVKGEAVTKRGALWSSRSRNRSQSRSRSASPLSRSTGYSRNLTTRSRSPSPLRNGSPSKWAFSECRPPWI, encoded by the exons ATGGCTGACACCTTGAGAAGACTAATCCACAATGAGACCTGCAGGATTTTGCAGGAGAAGCTGGAAAGTTGGTATAAAGACTATTAC ATTAACTCATGTAATAAAAATTTGACTCAGTGCTGCGAAATCATGGAGCTGAATTCTGTGATCCAGGGACAGCTGTTTTCGATTCTCAATCAAGCTTGTCGAGAAG GTGGCAATTATGAAAGTATGGAAATAATAAAATCTCGTCTCCTCCCATGGTTGGGTACTTGCTTTTCTAGCCCCTCCTCTGGAAGCACCCTGGACACATGTTCTTCTGTATtacag GAATCCCTCGAGAAAGACAGACTGCTGAGGGAGTTAAGCAGCGTTCGGAGTTTTGAAGTTGAACAGCTGGAAAAAGAACTGAGTGCCACGCGGTTACGGCTGAATTTGGTGCAACAAGA TCTGGCAGAAGCCAAGTTGTCTCTTGAAGACACAAAGACCAAATCAGCTACTACACTTTTGGCAGCAGAAGATGAAATTGTTCAGCTAAAAACAga CCTAAATGCTTCTCGGGCAAAATCAGATAGCACTTTGGCGACTCTAGAACAGCTGGAGGAGTACGAGAATCACCTTCAGAGGATGAAGGATGAAATTGCTATCCTTCGGGCTGAGAAGTCTCTTCTTCACAGCAG ACTTGCACGAGGTCGATCTCCTTCTCCTAGACTTGCCCGAAGTAGATCTCCAAGTCCGCCTCAAAATTTTTCGCCCAGCTGGGGAAGACTTACTCATGCTTTGCGCCACACTCGCCTCGTGGAACGATTCAATAACGTTTATTCTCAGGAACGCCTAAACGCTCAAAGTCTCTTGAGGAGCTACACCGATGATCTGGAAACGGCGCAGAGAATTATCTACACCGCTGTTGTG GAGTCCTTCTATGTAGCAAAGAAGGCCTTCAGACAGTTCAAAATGCGTGTTAGGAAGACCCTGGCCCTCAGTTACTCAGGGTCTGAACCACTTGAAGATATGGTGATGGAGTATATAATTCGTCAGGAAGACCTCTATGATGTTCAGTCCAGCGTCAGT gaAGTCATCTGCGCTCTGAACATCAGTCCTAAGATTTCTCTCCCAGGCGTTGATTTCATCATGATCAGTAGCTTGATACGAGAGTTATGCCGGATAGCTTTTTCCATGCAAACTTTAGATCCGCCCCTTGACGTTTCTTTTGGTACAGATGGAGAGCTGTTCAGCGAGTACAA GTACCGTCGCAGCTATGATTCTGATTTCACAGCTCCACTGGTGGCTTATCACATCTGGCCAGCGCTCCTGGAAGAGGACTCAGTGATTGTGAAGGGAGAGGCTGTAACTAAAAGAGGTGCTCTG tGGTCTTCCAGAAGCAGAAACAGGAGTCAAAGTCGCAGTCGTAGTGCTAGCCCTCTGTCTCGTAGTACAGGATACTCTCGGAATTTG
- the SPATA18 gene encoding mitochondria-eating protein isoform X3, with translation MADTLRRLIHNETCRILQEKLESWYKDYYINSCNKNLTQCCEIMELNSVIQGQLFSILNQACREGGNYESMEIIKSRLLPWLGTCFSSPSSGSTLDTCSSVLQESLEKDRLLRELSSVRSFEVEQLEKELSATRLRLNLVQQDLAEAKLSLEDTKTKSATTLLAAEDEIVQLKTDLNASRAKSDSTLATLEQLEEYENHLQRMKDEIAILRAEKSLLHSRLARGRSPSPRLARSRSPSPPQNFSPSWGRLTHALRHTRLVERFNNVYSQERLNAQSLLRSYTDDLETAQRIIYTAVVESFYVAKKAFRQFKMRVRKTLALSYSGSEPLEDMVMEYIIRQEDLYDVQSSVSEVICALNISPKISLPGVDFIMISSLIRELCRIAFSMQTLDPPLDVSFGTDGELFSEYKYRRSYDSDFTAPLVAYHIWPALLEEDSVIVKGEAVTKRVVFQKQKQESKSQS, from the exons ATGGCTGACACCTTGAGAAGACTAATCCACAATGAGACCTGCAGGATTTTGCAGGAGAAGCTGGAAAGTTGGTATAAAGACTATTAC ATTAACTCATGTAATAAAAATTTGACTCAGTGCTGCGAAATCATGGAGCTGAATTCTGTGATCCAGGGACAGCTGTTTTCGATTCTCAATCAAGCTTGTCGAGAAG GTGGCAATTATGAAAGTATGGAAATAATAAAATCTCGTCTCCTCCCATGGTTGGGTACTTGCTTTTCTAGCCCCTCCTCTGGAAGCACCCTGGACACATGTTCTTCTGTATtacag GAATCCCTCGAGAAAGACAGACTGCTGAGGGAGTTAAGCAGCGTTCGGAGTTTTGAAGTTGAACAGCTGGAAAAAGAACTGAGTGCCACGCGGTTACGGCTGAATTTGGTGCAACAAGA TCTGGCAGAAGCCAAGTTGTCTCTTGAAGACACAAAGACCAAATCAGCTACTACACTTTTGGCAGCAGAAGATGAAATTGTTCAGCTAAAAACAga CCTAAATGCTTCTCGGGCAAAATCAGATAGCACTTTGGCGACTCTAGAACAGCTGGAGGAGTACGAGAATCACCTTCAGAGGATGAAGGATGAAATTGCTATCCTTCGGGCTGAGAAGTCTCTTCTTCACAGCAG ACTTGCACGAGGTCGATCTCCTTCTCCTAGACTTGCCCGAAGTAGATCTCCAAGTCCGCCTCAAAATTTTTCGCCCAGCTGGGGAAGACTTACTCATGCTTTGCGCCACACTCGCCTCGTGGAACGATTCAATAACGTTTATTCTCAGGAACGCCTAAACGCTCAAAGTCTCTTGAGGAGCTACACCGATGATCTGGAAACGGCGCAGAGAATTATCTACACCGCTGTTGTG GAGTCCTTCTATGTAGCAAAGAAGGCCTTCAGACAGTTCAAAATGCGTGTTAGGAAGACCCTGGCCCTCAGTTACTCAGGGTCTGAACCACTTGAAGATATGGTGATGGAGTATATAATTCGTCAGGAAGACCTCTATGATGTTCAGTCCAGCGTCAGT gaAGTCATCTGCGCTCTGAACATCAGTCCTAAGATTTCTCTCCCAGGCGTTGATTTCATCATGATCAGTAGCTTGATACGAGAGTTATGCCGGATAGCTTTTTCCATGCAAACTTTAGATCCGCCCCTTGACGTTTCTTTTGGTACAGATGGAGAGCTGTTCAGCGAGTACAA GTACCGTCGCAGCTATGATTCTGATTTCACAGCTCCACTGGTGGCTTATCACATCTGGCCAGCGCTCCTGGAAGAGGACTCAGTGATTGTGAAGGGAGAGGCTGTAACTAAAAGAG tGGTCTTCCAGAAGCAGAAACAGGAGTCAAAGTCGCAGTCGTAG